A genomic segment from Thermodesulfobacteriota bacterium encodes:
- a CDS encoding glycosyltransferase, whose translation MAENPSPRQVYQAQRRRHWDGICRTTASREKRTGHFYHHLLARYYRALIPPGLTVLELGCGQGDLLNALNPERGVGVDFSIGMLTKAREKYPHLDFVCADAHQIGLKIKFDVIILSDLVNDLWDVQSVLARAASFSHAGTRLIINFFNNMWRIPLNLARKYHLAADLMEQNWLTPPDMTNLLRLAGFEQIRSHNAILFPAPCPVLEPLLNRFFLHLPPFHWLGLTNFMIARPVPPPGRNTCPPLVSIIIPARNEAGNIHDLLQQTVIPGYRIELIFVEGGSTDGTHETICQAIAELPESNCRLIKQPGKGKADAVKAGFQEAAGDILIILDADLTVPPEDLSRFVDALVSGAGDFINGVRLVYPMENQSMRFLNMIANKIFSLLFSWLLGQPVKDTLCGTKALWKKDYEIMKNDPGDFSLVDPFGDFALLLSAARLNLKITDLPVRYRRRKYGFTNISRWHHGWLLLKMAILTAGRIKFL comes from the coding sequence ATGGCTGAAAATCCTTCCCCTCGACAGGTCTATCAGGCCCAAAGGCGCCGGCATTGGGACGGCATCTGCCGGACCACCGCGAGCAGAGAAAAACGCACCGGTCACTTTTACCATCATCTTCTGGCGCGTTATTATCGCGCCCTGATTCCCCCGGGTCTAACCGTGCTGGAACTGGGTTGCGGTCAGGGCGATCTGTTAAACGCTCTGAATCCGGAGCGGGGGGTCGGCGTGGACTTCTCCATCGGCATGCTTACGAAAGCCCGGGAAAAATATCCCCATCTTGATTTTGTCTGCGCCGATGCGCACCAGATCGGCTTGAAGATCAAATTCGACGTCATCATCCTGTCGGATCTGGTCAATGATCTGTGGGATGTCCAGTCCGTCCTGGCCCGGGCAGCGTCGTTCAGCCATGCCGGGACCCGCCTGATCATTAATTTTTTCAATAACATGTGGCGCATCCCCCTGAACCTGGCCAGAAAATATCATTTGGCCGCTGATCTGATGGAACAGAACTGGCTGACCCCCCCGGACATGACCAACCTGCTGAGACTGGCCGGATTCGAACAGATTCGTTCACACAACGCCATCCTGTTTCCGGCCCCCTGCCCCGTGCTGGAACCGCTGTTGAATCGCTTTTTTCTCCACTTGCCGCCGTTCCACTGGCTGGGGCTGACCAATTTCATGATTGCCCGCCCGGTCCCTCCCCCGGGCCGTAATACCTGCCCGCCGCTTGTTTCCATCATCATTCCCGCCAGAAACGAAGCCGGCAACATCCATGATCTGCTGCAACAGACGGTTATCCCGGGATACAGGATCGAATTGATTTTTGTGGAAGGCGGGTCAACCGACGGAACCCACGAAACCATCTGTCAGGCCATCGCTGAACTGCCTGAAAGCAATTGTCGTCTCATCAAACAGCCGGGAAAGGGAAAAGCCGATGCCGTAAAGGCCGGTTTTCAGGAAGCCGCCGGGGATATCCTGATTATCCTGGACGCCGACCTGACGGTTCCGCCCGAAGACCTGTCCCGTTTCGTCGATGCCCTGGTGTCCGGCGCCGGCGATTTTATCAACGGCGTCCGGCTGGTATATCCCATGGAAAATCAGAGCATGCGTTTTCTCAATATGATAGCCAATAAAATCTTCAGCCTGCTGTTCTCCTGGCTGCTCGGCCAGCCGGTCAAGGACACGCTCTGCGGCACCAAAGCCTTATGGAAAAAAGATTATGAAATCATGAAAAACGATCCGGGCGATTTCAGCCTGGTCGACCCCTTCGGTGATTTTGCCCTGCTCTTGAGCGCGGCCAGGCTCAATCTTAAAATCACCGATCTGCCTGTCCGTTACCGCCGCAGAAAGTACGGCTTCACCAATATCAGCCGGTGGCATCACGGCTGGTTGCTGCTGAAAATGGCCATCCTGACGGCCGGACGGATCAAATTCCTGTAA
- a CDS encoding HD domain-containing protein, which produces MPNHESAITEIVKQFFLAAQGSHDWEHTRRVVDLTRTIGALEGADMAVAVTGALLHDIGRCHQDNAGGALCHAQKGADLAVAILEQFDFSANQIKNIVHCIAAHRFRKPPEPETLEARVVFDADKLDAIGAIGIARAYLFAGELGACLHNPEIDVTLAPSYSVNDTGYREYLVKLRWIKDRMLTAAGREMARQRHEFMELFFSRFLAEYEGKK; this is translated from the coding sequence ATGCCAAACCATGAATCCGCTATTACGGAAATTGTAAAACAATTTTTCCTGGCCGCCCAGGGCAGTCATGACTGGGAGCATACCCGGCGTGTGGTCGATCTGACCAGAACCATCGGCGCGCTCGAAGGAGCGGATATGGCCGTGGCGGTGACCGGGGCCTTGCTGCATGATATCGGCCGATGCCATCAGGACAATGCCGGCGGCGCCCTCTGCCACGCGCAAAAGGGGGCGGATCTGGCGGTCGCTATCCTGGAGCAATTTGACTTTTCAGCAAACCAGATAAAAAACATCGTTCACTGCATCGCGGCCCATCGCTTCCGGAAACCGCCTGAGCCGGAGACGCTGGAGGCCAGGGTAGTATTCGATGCTGATAAGCTGGATGCCATCGGGGCCATCGGTATCGCCAGGGCATACCTTTTTGCCGGAGAGCTGGGGGCCTGCCTGCACAACCCGGAAATCGACGTTACCCTGGCCCCGTCATATTCGGTAAACGATACCGGCTACCGGGAGTATCTGGTCAAACTGCGCTGGATAAAGGACAGGATGCTGACCGCGGCCGGCCGGGAAATGGCGCGGCAGCGGCATGAATTCATGGAGCTGTTTTTCAGTCGGTTCCTGGCCGAATATGAAGGGAAAAAATAA
- a CDS encoding glycosyltransferase family 2 protein, whose product MTTDADNTTISIVIPVYNEADILRDCLPALDQALAAEDIRHEYIFVDDGSTDNSWDILLDISRNRPDLTLISLSRRFGKDIAVFAGIGRAAGKAVVVIDADLQDPPAIIPGLLQKWRQGHDIVIGIRRRRRGENWIRRLAAKIFYKLIQTISDCDLPPDSGDLCLLDRRAVDVILQFTERTRYFKGLINWIGFRRGFVEYTREKRKGGKSKWSYMQLTAFAIDAITSYSRLPLRIWTLAGISAAAIGFCYGVYVFVYTIVFGGRVPGYASMVMLILFLGGIQLISIGVISEYIGHLFLEVKNRPLFVIREIKAPDEKNKAE is encoded by the coding sequence ATGACAACAGACGCTGACAACACCACGATTTCTATCGTCATACCGGTTTACAATGAAGCCGATATCCTCCGGGACTGCCTGCCGGCTCTGGATCAGGCCCTGGCGGCAGAGGACATCCGCCACGAATATATTTTCGTCGATGACGGCAGCACCGATAACAGCTGGGATATTCTCCTGGATATCAGCCGCAACCGTCCCGACCTCACCCTGATCTCCCTGTCCAGAAGATTCGGTAAAGATATCGCCGTGTTTGCCGGCATCGGCAGGGCCGCCGGCAAGGCCGTGGTGGTAATCGATGCCGACCTTCAGGATCCCCCGGCCATCATCCCCGGCCTGCTGCAAAAATGGCGGCAGGGCCATGACATCGTCATCGGTATCCGCAGGCGCCGAAGGGGCGAGAACTGGATACGACGGCTGGCCGCCAAAATTTTCTACAAACTCATCCAGACGATATCCGACTGCGATCTGCCGCCGGACAGCGGCGATCTCTGCCTGCTGGACCGGCGTGCCGTTGACGTCATCCTGCAGTTCACCGAGCGGACCCGCTACTTCAAAGGGCTGATCAACTGGATCGGCTTTCGCAGAGGCTTTGTGGAATATACACGGGAAAAACGCAAAGGGGGAAAATCCAAGTGGAGTTATATGCAGCTGACCGCCTTTGCCATTGACGCCATCACGTCTTACAGCCGCCTGCCTTTACGGATATGGACCCTGGCCGGCATCAGCGCCGCCGCCATCGGTTTCTGCTACGGCGTTTACGTTTTTGTCTATACCATTGTCTTCGGCGGCCGGGTGCCCGGATATGCCTCCATGGTCATGCTGATCCTTTTTCTGGGCGGCATCCAGCTCATTTCGATCGGTGTTATCAGTGAATACATCGGCCATCTGTTCCTGGAAGTCAAAAACAGGCCGCTGTTTGTCATCCGTGAAATAAAAGCGCCCGATGAAAAAAACAAGGCTGAATAG
- a CDS encoding serine/threonine-protein kinase, translated as MNLIKRHPTLFFGLAVTIVFLFLTLFRVEFFDALGLKLYDAWMKLNRQADTIDRIAIIDIDDESIEKLGRWPWPRTRIAECIDKIASAGPAVIGLNIIYSEPEENAGLQEIARLEQIFLEANPAAGPAREKFLRSMQEARARLDRDTILAMSMKNTGNVTLPVFFKDDLIPGAGETQIDPVLAAQAITVTQPDAGILCPRASEATLPIPAFRQAAAGMGHINSAPDLDGTYRRERLFYQFNDLYIPSYYLVIAARYLKVMPADITADIGSSLAIKDMVIPLTAYSEMLINYSAGEDAFKHYSFFDVINDKIPLNIFKGKIVLLSLSAKGLANTLSTPVSPDTSFGDFSANVIWSVLNGQFIKEMPLAMVSELIAVLILGLFVALILPRLKAVIAGASFFGVLCLLIGGSAYLFLIQGIWVQLIYPLLLLVIGYIGVVTISYFMAETGKEKVEGESAQTNRMLGISFQSQGMLDMAFDKFRKVPVDSEMKDILYNLALDYERKRQFNKAAAVFGYIEDHDGKFKDVAEKKKKLNIASETMVFGGDFGGGGDNLAATASAGVRPTLGRYEILKQLGKGAMGTVYLGQDPRINRTTAIKTVKFSEDFDEEEAKQMKAKFFREAESAGTLSHPNIVTIYDAGEEHDLAYIAMEYLEGEDLDKYTKKKNLLPMRKVIQYIAEIADGLDYAHQKGIVHRDIKPANVMLLKGEKIKITDFGIARITASSQTKTGIIKGTPYYMSPEQITGKKVDGRSDIFSLGVMMFQLLTGEVPFKGSSPAELMHKILNEPHPDPQQINPKIVKPLVAIINKAMSKKTEARYQTAGQMAQHLKILGQKIDAAKTKKAQDGK; from the coding sequence ATGAACCTGATAAAGAGACATCCAACGCTTTTCTTCGGCCTGGCGGTCACCATTGTCTTCCTGTTTCTAACCCTTTTCCGGGTTGAATTCTTCGATGCTTTAGGGCTTAAGCTCTACGACGCCTGGATGAAGCTGAACCGCCAGGCCGACACCATAGACCGTATCGCCATCATCGACATTGACGACGAATCCATCGAAAAGCTGGGCCGCTGGCCCTGGCCGCGGACAAGAATCGCCGAGTGCATCGACAAAATCGCCTCGGCCGGTCCGGCCGTTATCGGCCTGAATATTATCTACAGCGAACCCGAGGAAAATGCCGGCCTGCAGGAGATCGCCCGACTGGAGCAGATTTTCCTTGAAGCCAACCCCGCCGCCGGGCCGGCGCGTGAAAAATTTCTCCGGTCGATGCAGGAAGCCAGAGCCAGGCTGGACCGGGACACGATTCTGGCCATGTCCATGAAAAACACCGGAAATGTTACCCTGCCCGTTTTCTTCAAAGACGACCTGATCCCCGGAGCCGGTGAAACGCAAATTGATCCGGTTCTGGCCGCCCAAGCGATCACCGTCACTCAGCCCGATGCCGGCATTCTCTGCCCCCGGGCCAGCGAGGCGACCCTGCCGATCCCGGCATTCAGGCAGGCGGCCGCGGGCATGGGACACATCAACAGCGCGCCGGACCTGGATGGAACCTATCGCCGGGAGCGGCTCTTTTATCAGTTCAATGACCTATACATCCCCTCCTATTACCTGGTCATTGCCGCCAGGTACCTGAAAGTCATGCCTGCCGATATTACGGCCGACATCGGCTCATCATTAGCAATAAAGGACATGGTTATCCCGCTCACGGCCTATTCCGAAATGCTGATCAATTACAGCGCCGGGGAGGACGCCTTCAAGCACTACTCCTTCTTCGATGTCATCAACGATAAGATCCCCCTGAATATATTCAAAGGGAAAATCGTCCTGCTGTCTCTTTCGGCCAAGGGGTTGGCCAACACCTTGAGCACGCCGGTCTCTCCGGACACTTCTTTCGGTGATTTCAGCGCCAATGTGATCTGGTCCGTTCTAAACGGACAGTTTATCAAAGAAATGCCGCTGGCAATGGTCAGCGAACTGATCGCCGTTCTGATACTGGGTCTGTTTGTGGCGCTAATCCTCCCCCGGCTCAAGGCCGTCATTGCCGGCGCGTCGTTTTTTGGGGTTCTGTGCCTGCTGATCGGCGGATCCGCTTACCTCTTCCTGATCCAGGGAATATGGGTCCAGTTAATCTATCCGCTCCTGCTGCTGGTCATCGGCTATATCGGCGTGGTCACGATTAGTTATTTCATGGCCGAAACCGGCAAGGAAAAGGTCGAGGGCGAATCCGCCCAGACCAACCGCATGCTGGGTATATCGTTCCAGTCCCAGGGAATGCTGGACATGGCCTTCGACAAATTCAGAAAAGTACCGGTCGATAGCGAAATGAAGGATATCCTTTATAACCTTGCCCTGGATTACGAGCGCAAAAGGCAATTCAACAAGGCGGCGGCGGTATTCGGCTACATCGAAGACCACGACGGCAAGTTCAAGGACGTGGCGGAAAAAAAGAAAAAGCTGAACATCGCCAGTGAAACCATGGTCTTCGGCGGCGACTTCGGCGGCGGCGGAGACAACCTGGCCGCCACCGCGTCGGCGGGCGTCCGGCCGACCCTGGGACGTTATGAAATCCTCAAGCAGCTGGGCAAGGGAGCCATGGGCACGGTCTATCTCGGCCAGGATCCGCGGATCAACCGGACCACGGCCATCAAGACCGTGAAGTTCTCGGAAGATTTTGACGAGGAAGAGGCTAAACAGATGAAAGCCAAATTCTTCCGCGAAGCCGAAAGCGCCGGCACCCTGTCCCACCCCAACATCGTAACCATTTACGATGCCGGAGAGGAGCATGACCTGGCTTACATCGCCATGGAGTACCTGGAAGGCGAAGACCTGGATAAATACACCAAGAAAAAAAATCTGCTGCCCATGCGCAAGGTGATCCAGTACATCGCCGAAATAGCCGACGGCCTGGACTATGCCCATCAGAAGGGAATCGTTCATCGCGACATTAAGCCGGCCAACGTCATGCTGCTTAAAGGCGAAAAGATCAAAATCACCGACTTCGGCATCGCCCGGATCACGGCCTCGTCTCAAACCAAGACCGGCATCATCAAGGGCACTCCCTATTACATGTCGCCGGAACAGATCACCGGCAAAAAAGTGGACGGCCGCAGCGACATTTTTTCCCTGGGCGTCATGATGTTTCAACTGCTCACGGGTGAAGTTCCCTTCAAGGGCAGCAGCCCGGCGGAACTGATGCACAAAATTTTAAACGAGCCGCACCCGGACCCGCAGCAGATCAACCCCAAAATCGTCAAACCGCTGGTGGCGATCATCAACAAGGCCATGTCCAAAAAGACAGAAGCGCGCTACCAGACCGCCGGCCAGATGGCGCAGCACTTGAAAATACTCGGCCAGAAAATTGACGCTGCCAAAACCAAGAAAGCGCAGGATGGCAAATAA
- a CDS encoding class I SAM-dependent methyltransferase yields MKKTRLNSATDGINDALRLQRGLYTSRNPTRKWLHTSRLQWLIDTAGRYFPPGAKGPVIDIGTGCGILLPALSRHFESVIALDLETEFLKQVKTGFKENKAMQWLAGDARFLPIRDNVADLVVCAEVLEHIDSGLVCLKEIYRVLKPGGILLLSTPQPFSLLEITAGILLRRPVISLVRKIYREPVLPTGHINLMTSRRLNESLARIGFTVLEIHKSGLYLPGLAETSARFAQRLAAALNTRLFNTKLDFLLWTQFFVAGKPAAGRGRPRPAKEQP; encoded by the coding sequence ATGAAAAAAACAAGGCTGAATAGCGCTACTGACGGTATCAATGACGCCCTGCGGCTTCAGCGCGGGCTCTACACCTCCCGCAACCCCACCCGGAAATGGCTGCACACGAGCCGGCTGCAATGGCTGATCGATACAGCCGGCCGCTATTTTCCGCCCGGCGCCAAAGGGCCGGTCATTGATATCGGAACCGGCTGCGGTATCCTGCTGCCGGCGCTTTCCCGGCATTTTGAATCGGTCATCGCCCTGGATCTTGAGACGGAATTTCTCAAACAGGTCAAAACCGGGTTCAAAGAAAACAAGGCCATGCAGTGGCTGGCCGGCGACGCCCGTTTCCTGCCGATTCGCGATAATGTCGCCGACCTTGTCGTCTGCGCCGAGGTGCTGGAGCATATCGACAGCGGTCTGGTTTGCCTGAAAGAGATATACCGTGTTCTGAAGCCGGGCGGCATCCTTCTGCTTTCCACCCCTCAGCCGTTCAGCCTTCTGGAAATAACGGCCGGCATCCTCCTGCGCCGGCCGGTCATCTCTCTGGTAAGAAAAATTTATCGCGAACCGGTGCTGCCGACGGGTCACATCAACCTCATGACCTCGCGCCGGCTGAACGAAAGTCTCGCCCGCATCGGTTTTACCGTGCTGGAAATTCACAAGTCCGGCCTTTACCTGCCGGGCCTGGCCGAAACATCCGCCCGGTTTGCCCAGCGTCTTGCGGCAGCGCTGAACACCAGGCTGTTTAACACGAAGTTGGATTTTCTGCTGTGGACCCAGTTTTTTGTCGCCGGCAAGCCGGCCGCCGGCCGAGGCCGCCCCAGACCAGCAAAAGAACAGCCATAA
- a CDS encoding tetratricopeptide repeat protein, with protein MEKKFRPELTVILILIAVTLATYLQAITFELVHAEDYVIYNELGTRLKAYGFPLMGIFRMPSNAVYLVPIPNFVAFLDIWLFGDRIGMLHLMNVIAHVMNSVLVFMILRLASGCLWQSAFVAALFALHPVNTENVVSWCRGPTLIETFFFLLTVLSYIYYARKPSKLRYGLIVLFMVLALLSKPSIVFLFFTLLLFDFWPMNRRRFGRDESVAPRFAPAEPVKLITEKMPLLIVPVVWVGIFALVVRMGPDLPVNIPRPDNQWHLLNLPVSYVLYLWKMVCPSSLPLHFPDSPLARSYVMPAWQIGGAAVLLALITAAVIHQRKRHPFLLTGWLWFVICLGPYALISVSQQRPLVPRYSYLPMIGLSIIAAWGGATVLGRMGVRRLTVGAAAVIVLVVLAVTSWTQAGRWADKISYFKHAVDVFPGCEQRRSNLGEVLYEKGRIDEAITQLEMALKINPDFFVAHNHLGLALMQRGDRQGARDHFEKAIRANPDYPEAHNNLANLMADMGDTDGAVAHYNQALRIDPSLFRAHNNLATVLLQKGLYDQAIFHWETALSLNPGYHTARENLIRARQIKEAGPRR; from the coding sequence ATGGAAAAAAAGTTCCGACCGGAGTTGACGGTAATTCTGATTTTGATTGCCGTCACGCTGGCCACCTATCTACAGGCCATTACTTTCGAACTGGTTCATGCTGAAGATTATGTCATTTACAATGAACTGGGAACCCGGCTGAAAGCTTATGGCTTCCCGCTTATGGGAATTTTCCGGATGCCCAGCAACGCCGTTTACCTGGTTCCCATCCCCAATTTTGTGGCTTTTCTGGATATCTGGCTGTTCGGTGACCGGATCGGCATGCTGCATCTGATGAACGTGATCGCTCATGTCATGAATTCAGTACTGGTTTTTATGATCCTTAGACTGGCCTCGGGTTGTCTCTGGCAAAGCGCTTTTGTCGCGGCCCTGTTCGCGCTGCATCCGGTCAACACGGAAAACGTCGTTTCCTGGTGCCGGGGGCCAACGCTGATTGAGACTTTTTTCTTTCTGCTTACCGTCCTGTCTTATATCTATTACGCCCGAAAACCTTCGAAACTAAGATACGGACTGATCGTGCTTTTCATGGTCCTGGCGCTGCTGTCCAAGCCATCGATTGTTTTTTTGTTTTTCACCCTGTTGCTGTTTGATTTCTGGCCCATGAACCGACGGCGCTTTGGCAGGGATGAGTCGGTCGCACCCCGGTTTGCGCCCGCGGAACCCGTGAAACTGATTACGGAGAAAATGCCGCTGTTGATTGTCCCGGTCGTGTGGGTGGGAATTTTCGCCCTGGTTGTCCGTATGGGCCCTGATCTGCCGGTCAATATTCCCCGCCCGGACAATCAGTGGCATCTGCTCAATCTTCCGGTTTCCTACGTTCTGTATCTATGGAAAATGGTCTGCCCCTCAAGCCTGCCGCTGCATTTTCCGGACTCACCACTGGCCCGGTCGTACGTGATGCCTGCCTGGCAGATAGGCGGGGCAGCGGTCCTTCTTGCGTTGATAACCGCCGCGGTGATTCATCAGCGGAAAAGGCATCCCTTTCTGCTCACCGGATGGCTCTGGTTTGTCATCTGTCTGGGACCTTACGCGTTAATCAGCGTAAGCCAGCAGCGGCCGCTGGTTCCCCGATATTCCTATCTTCCCATGATCGGCCTATCCATTATTGCCGCCTGGGGCGGGGCGACGGTGTTAGGCAGGATGGGCGTCCGCAGGCTGACGGTCGGAGCCGCGGCTGTTATTGTCCTGGTCGTTCTGGCGGTGACGTCGTGGACGCAGGCCGGGCGATGGGCGGATAAAATCAGCTACTTCAAGCACGCGGTCGATGTTTTTCCCGGCTGCGAGCAGCGGCGCTCCAATCTGGGGGAAGTGCTTTACGAAAAGGGCCGGATTGATGAAGCCATTACGCAACTGGAGATGGCGTTGAAGATCAATCCCGATTTTTTTGTGGCGCACAACCACCTGGGCCTGGCCCTGATGCAACGGGGGGATCGCCAGGGGGCCCGGGACCATTTTGAAAAAGCCATCCGGGCCAATCCCGATTATCCTGAAGCCCATAACAATCTGGCCAACCTGATGGCGGATATGGGCGATACGGACGGGGCCGTTGCCCATTATAACCAGGCGCTTCGCATCGACCCGTCGCTGTTCCGGGCGCATAATAATCTGGCCACGGTTCTGCTGCAAAAGGGATTATATGACCAGGCAATTTTTCATTGGGAAACGGCCCTGTCGCTCAACCCCGGCTACCACACCGCCCGGGAAAATCTGATCCGGGCAAGACAAATAAAAGAGGCCGGGCCAAGGCGATGA